The DNA window GGCGTGCTCGGCCGGGGACATCGCGTCCCAGCGCTGCCAGACGCCGCGGTTGAAGTCCCCGTCCGGGCCGGGTGCGCCGGTGCGGGCGGCGGTCAGCGCGGCGAGGTTGATCTCCGCGCCGCTGCCCAGGTGGCTGAGCACCTGGGACACCTGCCACTCGCTGGCCCCCGACGGCAGAAGGAGGTCGTCCTCCTTGAGGTCCCGGACGAGCGTGGCGAGTTCCTCGTGACCCGCGCGCAGAGCGGCGATGATCTGGTCGGCAGCAGTGGACATATGTCTCCTCAACGGATTTTCGGCGTTGGTCGGGACGTTACCGGACGCGTCCGCCGGCCGGCCCACACCCGCGCAGGAGCGGACCGGCCGGCGGATGCGTCGGTCGACTCAGCCCATGTGCACGGCGTTGCCGGCCGGGATGTCCTCCTTGCGTACCTTCACCAGGATCAGGGTGGCCAGCCCGGCGAGCACGATCAGGGCCGCGCCCCAGGCGAACGCGACGCGGTAGCCGTGCACCAGCGCCTCGATCTGGTTGGCCGGATTCGGCACGTGAGAGACCAGGTACGCGGTCACCGCGCTGGTGTACATGGTGTTCAGCAGCGCGGTGCCCAACGAGCCGCCGATCTGCTGGGTGGCGTTGAGCGTCGCGCTGGCCGCGCCGGCGTCGTGCTCCGGTACCCCGACCAGGGCGAGGCTGGACAGCGGCACGAAGGTGAAGCCGAGACCCATGCCGAGGATGACCTGGGCGGGCAGCAGAAGGGTGAGGAACGAGGTGTCCACGTCGATCTGGGTCAGCACCAGCATGGCCACGGCGGCGAGCACGGCGCCGCCGACCATCAGCGGCTTGGCGCCCACCCGTGGCATCAACTGGCTGGCGCCACCCGCCGCGATCAGCACGCCGGCGGTGACCGGCAGCGAGGCGAGCCCGGCCTCCAGGGGCTTGTACTGCAGCACCACCTGGAAGTAGAAGGTCAGGAAGAGGAACGCGCCGAACAGGCCCGCGCCGATCAGCGTCGACGCGAGGTACGCCCCGCCCCGGTTGCGGTCCAGGATGATCCGCAGCGGCAGCAGCGGGTGGTTGGAGCGCAGCTCGATCACCACGAAGGCGGCGAGCAGCACCACGCCGGCGGCGATGAAACCGAGCGTCGCGGCGGCGTCCCAGCCGTCCTCGGCGGCCTTGGTGAAGCCGTACACCAGGGAGACCAGACCGGCGGTGACGACGACCGCGCCGGGCACGTCATAGCGGGTGTTGCCGTGCGCCCGGCTCTCCGGCACCAGCGGCAGGGCGAAGGCGATCGCGATGGCGGCGACCGGGATGTTGACCAGCAGGCACCAGCGCCAGTCGGCGTACTCGGTGAGCACCCCGCCGAGCAGCAGGCCGACCGCGGAGCCGCCGCCGGCGATCGCGCCGTACACGGCGAACGCCTTGGCCCGCTCCGTGGCCTCGGTGAACAGGACGGTGAGCAGAGCCAGTGCGGCCGGGGCGAGCAGAGCGCCGAAGGCCCCCTGCAACGCGCGGGCGGCGAAGAGCATCCCGCCGGTGGTGGCCAGACCGCCCAGCGCGGAGGCCAGCGCGAAACCGGTCATGCCGACCAGGAAGGTGCGCTTGCGCCCCCAGTAGTCGGCGATCCGGCCGCCGAGCAGCAGCAGGCCGCCGAAGGCGAGCGTGTAGGCGGTGATCACCCACTGCCGGTTCGCGTCGGTGATGCCCAGGTCGGCCTGGGCCTGCGGAAGCGCGATGTTCACGATCGTGGCGTCCAGGACCACCATGAGCTGCGAGACCGCGATGACCGCCAGCGCGATCCAGCGCCGCGGGTGCGGCGCGTTCGTCGCCGTCCCGACGCCGGGCGCGCCGGGAGCGGTCGAGGTAGTTCCGGGCATGGTGAAGCCTTCCGTGTGTCAGTAGGTCAGGTCGGAGCCGGTCGGTCAGGGCTGAGCCGGGCGCTCGGGCTGGTAGCGGAGCACCGGGATGAGCACCTGGTCGACGACCTTGGTGAGGAACGCGTCATCGGCGGGTAGGCCGTGCGCGACGATGCGGGACATGGTGAGCGCGGGCGCCAGGTCGTGGAACAGCTCCCGTTCGCCGGCCTCGGGCGGGATCTCGCCTCGGGCGGCGGCGCGGACCAGGATGGCGGTGCTGGCCACCCGCCCGGCTGGCAGCACCTGGTGGCGCACCAGGCGTTCCAGCTCGGGGTTGGTCCGCATGGCGAAGGTCAACGCCTGCATCAGGTCACTGTCGGCCCTGCAGATGGCGGCCGTGGCCCGCAGCAACTCGATCAGGTCGCCGCGCAGGGAGCCGGTGTCCGGCGGGTTGTGCACGCCCACGTGCCGGTCGCGCAGCGCGGCGACGACCAGTTCGGCCTTGCCGTCCCAACGCCGGTAGATGGTGGCCTTGCTGACGTGGGCCCGGGCGGCGACGGCGTCGATGGTCGTCCGGTCGTAGCCGACCTCGCGCAGCAGGTCGATGACCACGGCGAACAGGTCGGAGTCGCTGCACCGGGCGCCCCGGGCAGCCGGCACCCCGGCACCCGCGCCCACCTGCTGACCGCCCAGCATTCCGACCCCCCGCGAAACGATGTCGTACTGACCCTAGTTCGCGTACTGGAGATCGTGCAGGCTTTTATGAGTTGCGTCGCACCGGGTGGACGAAACGATTACGTTTCTGTCCGGTGTCCGGCAGGTGAACCCGGTGCTCAACCTCCGGAGGGGGCGAGGAGCACCGGGACGGTCACCGTGTTGATCCGGGAGCCGTCCTGGGCGGACACCTCGTACACCTCGATGGTCCCGCGCTGCTCGCGGGCCGTGCGCCAGCCGACCACCACCCGGTACCCGCCCCGGCAGCCGCTGCCGCAGCTCGCGGTGCCGAAGCCGGTGGCCATCTCCCGGCCGGCGGCGTCCAGGACCCGGACGCTCACGGTGGCCTCGAACACGTCGGCGGTGCCGGTGACGGTGAGCGGTGCGGTGACGCGGTCGCCGACACCCGGGCCGGTGACCACGATCGGCGGCAGCAGGTCCGCGTAGTCGGCCCGGCCGACCGGGGCGCCGCCGCCGAAGCGGACCTGCCGCACGGTGGGGAACTGGGTGAGCGTCCACACCACCTGTGCCTCGCCCAGCCGCCGGCGGTCCGCGTCGTCGGCGGGAGCAACCGGCCCGAGTGTCGCCACGCCGTCGGTGATCCGGGTGACCTCGACGCCGGTCGGCAGCAGGGTGGCCAGCCCGGTGGCGGCCTCGGCCGGGGTGGGCCCGGCGGCCAGCTCGGTGAGCGCCAGCCGGGACGTCGCCACGGTGGCCGGTCGGGTCCGGCGGGTCGGGACGAGCTGCCCGGAACGGACGTACCACAGCTCGATGGTCACCGTGTCCGGCCGTCGCGTAGCGGTGGTGGACGGTGCCGGCGGGAGGGTCGGGGCGCCGGTGCGCGACGGTCGCGGTTCCGCCGACGGGGCGGGCGTCGGCTCCGGGCGCCCGGTGGGTGCGGTGGCGCTCGACGGCGGCGCTGCGGTGGGCGCCGGGCCGAGAACGCCGGACCGTGGGGTGCCGCACCCGGCGACGAGCATCGCGGCGATGAGCACCGGTGCGGCCAGCCGGGCCGTACCCCGCGGGCTCATCCGGCACCGCCCGACGGCGCCGTGCGGGCCGCGCGCCCGCCTCCCGGCGGCCCTGCCCGGGCGTGGTCATCGGGATGCTCGACCGGGCGGTGCGGAGGCCTGTCGTTCGGCCGGGTGGGAGCGAGGGCGGGCAGCTCCAGCCGGAACCGGCTACCCGCGCCCGGCGCGCTGTGCGCGCTCAGCACGCCGCCGAGCAGGGCGGCGTGTTCCCGGGCGATGGCCAGCCCGAGCCCGCTGCCGGGGCCCGAGCGGGACGGGTCGACCTTGTGGAACCGGTCGAACAGGCGCGGCAGATGCTCGGCCGGAATGCCCGGCCCCTGGTCGGTGACCTCGAACACGACCAGCGGGCCCACCCCCGCCACGGTGGCCCGGATCTCGCCACCGCCGTGTTCGACCGCGTTCGCGACCAGGTTGGCCAGCACCCGTTCCAGCCGGCGCGGGTCGGTGCGCAGCGCGACCGGATCACCGGTGACCAGCACCCGCTCCGACCACCCCCGCGCCGCGACGATCCCGCGCAGCAGCGCCGGCGCGTCGACCGGCTCGACGCTCGGCCGCTCCCGGCCGGCGTCCAGCCGGGAGATCTCCATCAGGTCCTCGACCAGCCGGCGCAGCCGGACCACGTCACCGACCAGCAGCCGCGCGGCCGGCCGGGCATCGTCGGGCAGCTGGTCGAGGTGCTCGCGCAGCAACGATGCCGCGGCCACCAGGGCGGTCACCGGGGTACGCAGCTCGTGCGCGACGTCGGCGGTGAACCGCCGCTCCCGCGCCTGCGCCGCGGAGAGCGCGGCGATCTTCGACTCCAGCGCCTCGGCCATCTCGTTGAACGACGCCGCCCAGACGCTGAACTCGTCGCGCCCGCGTACCGGCAGGCGGGTGGCGAGCAGGCCCTCGGTGAGCGCCCGGGCCGCCCGGCTGGCCCGGCCCACCGGCTCCAGGGTGCGGCGGGCCAGCAGGTGCCCCACCCCGGCGGCGAGCAGCACCACCAGCACCCAGCCGGCCAGCAGGGCGGTACGCAGCTGACCCAGGTCGGCGGCGATGTCGTCCTCGACGGTGATCACGTACAGCTCGGCGGTCGAGCCGGGGATGCGGCCGCCGACCACCAGCAGCCGGGGGCGCGCCGCTGGTGCGGACCGCTGGTAACCGAGCTGCCCGTCCGCGACCGTGGCCCGCAGCCGGGTGCCGAGCGTCGGGGCGTACGACGGGTGCGAGGGGCGGGCCGGGCCGTCGACGAGCACCACGTGCCGGCCGCTGCCCTCGAAGCTGGTGAGCAGCTCGGTGCTGCGCTGGTCGGTCAGCGGCAGGAACTGTCCGGCGAGGACGAGTTGGTAGCGGGCGTCGGCGGCGGCCTGGTGCAGCGAGGCGTCCAACCAGGACTGCCGCAGCAGCAGGCCGGTGCCCCCGGCGAGCAGGCCGGCGGAGACCCCGGCGACCAGCACGAACGCGATCGTCAGCCGGCGCCGCAGGCGGCCCGGGGGCACCGCGCGTCCGGCCATCGCCGACCTCCCGTCAGCCCGTGGAAAGCTTGTAGCCGGCGCCACGCACGGTGCGCACCAGCTGTGGGTGCGCCGGGTCGTCCTCGACCTTGACGCGCAGTCGCTGCACCGCCACGTCGACCAGCCGCGAGTCGCCCAGGAAACTGTGGTTCCAGACCAGGTCCAGCAGCAGTTCCCGGGTGAAGACCTGCCCGGGCCGGCGGGCCAGCTCCAGCAACAGGCGGAACTCGGTGGCGGTCAGCGCCACCTCCCGGCCGTCCCGGCGTACCACGAAGCTGCTCGGGTCGATCTCCAGGCGGCCGACCTCGATGATGCTCGACGCGACCGGCGCGCTCGCCCGGCGCAGCACCGAGCGAACCCGGGCCACCAGCTCGGGCAGGTCGAAGGGCTTGCGCAGGTAGTCGTCCGCGCCGCACTCCAGCCCGACGACCACGTCGAGCGTGTCGGTGCGCGCGGTCAGCATCAGGATCGGCACCTGGCTGGTGCGCCGGATCTCCCGGCAGACCTCCAGGCCGTCCAGACCGGGCAGCATGACGTCGAGCACGATCAGATCGACCG is part of the Micromonospora cremea genome and encodes:
- a CDS encoding MFS transporter gives rise to the protein MPGTTSTAPGAPGVGTATNAPHPRRWIALAVIAVSQLMVVLDATIVNIALPQAQADLGITDANRQWVITAYTLAFGGLLLLGGRIADYWGRKRTFLVGMTGFALASALGGLATTGGMLFAARALQGAFGALLAPAALALLTVLFTEATERAKAFAVYGAIAGGGSAVGLLLGGVLTEYADWRWCLLVNIPVAAIAIAFALPLVPESRAHGNTRYDVPGAVVVTAGLVSLVYGFTKAAEDGWDAAATLGFIAAGVVLLAAFVVIELRSNHPLLPLRIILDRNRGGAYLASTLIGAGLFGAFLFLTFYFQVVLQYKPLEAGLASLPVTAGVLIAAGGASQLMPRVGAKPLMVGGAVLAAVAMLVLTQIDVDTSFLTLLLPAQVILGMGLGFTFVPLSSLALVGVPEHDAGAASATLNATQQIGGSLGTALLNTMYTSAVTAYLVSHVPNPANQIEALVHGYRVAFAWGAALIVLAGLATLILVKVRKEDIPAGNAVHMG
- a CDS encoding TetR/AcrR family transcriptional regulator; amino-acid sequence: MLGGQQVGAGAGVPAARGARCSDSDLFAVVIDLLREVGYDRTTIDAVAARAHVSKATIYRRWDGKAELVVAALRDRHVGVHNPPDTGSLRGDLIELLRATAAICRADSDLMQALTFAMRTNPELERLVRHQVLPAGRVASTAILVRAAARGEIPPEAGERELFHDLAPALTMSRIVAHGLPADDAFLTKVVDQVLIPVLRYQPERPAQP
- a CDS encoding Gmad2 immunoglobulin-like domain-containing protein, whose amino-acid sequence is MSPRGTARLAAPVLIAAMLVAGCGTPRSGVLGPAPTAAPPSSATAPTGRPEPTPAPSAEPRPSRTGAPTLPPAPSTTATRRPDTVTIELWYVRSGQLVPTRRTRPATVATSRLALTELAAGPTPAEAATGLATLLPTGVEVTRITDGVATLGPVAPADDADRRRLGEAQVVWTLTQFPTVRQVRFGGGAPVGRADYADLLPPIVVTGPGVGDRVTAPLTVTGTADVFEATVSVRVLDAAGREMATGFGTASCGSGCRGGYRVVVGWRTAREQRGTIEVYEVSAQDGSRINTVTVPVLLAPSGG
- a CDS encoding sensor histidine kinase; protein product: MAGRAVPPGRLRRRLTIAFVLVAGVSAGLLAGGTGLLLRQSWLDASLHQAAADARYQLVLAGQFLPLTDQRSTELLTSFEGSGRHVVLVDGPARPSHPSYAPTLGTRLRATVADGQLGYQRSAPAARPRLLVVGGRIPGSTAELYVITVEDDIAADLGQLRTALLAGWVLVVLLAAGVGHLLARRTLEPVGRASRAARALTEGLLATRLPVRGRDEFSVWAASFNEMAEALESKIAALSAAQARERRFTADVAHELRTPVTALVAAASLLREHLDQLPDDARPAARLLVGDVVRLRRLVEDLMEISRLDAGRERPSVEPVDAPALLRGIVAARGWSERVLVTGDPVALRTDPRRLERVLANLVANAVEHGGGEIRATVAGVGPLVVFEVTDQGPGIPAEHLPRLFDRFHKVDPSRSGPGSGLGLAIAREHAALLGGVLSAHSAPGAGSRFRLELPALAPTRPNDRPPHRPVEHPDDHARAGPPGGGRAARTAPSGGAG
- a CDS encoding response regulator transcription factor gives rise to the protein MEGRVLVVEDDASIREVTALGLRRAGFRVDTAVDGRQALAAWRARPVDLIVLDVMLPGLDGLEVCREIRRTSQVPILMLTARTDTLDVVVGLECGADDYLRKPFDLPELVARVRSVLRRASAPVASSIIEVGRLEIDPSSFVVRRDGREVALTATEFRLLLELARRPGQVFTRELLLDLVWNHSFLGDSRLVDVAVQRLRVKVEDDPAHPQLVRTVRGAGYKLSTG